One segment of Paraburkholderia sp. PREW-6R DNA contains the following:
- a CDS encoding replication initiation protein, which yields MATKRAKKTDVVSPSSAELRKAVEAIAIQPKSGKITLLTRKLFNVLLAVAQQADESGDTYRALLSDIVANSAFDSNDTALVKEHLRRMVSVQVEWSTGTSSQKPGRKWGISTLIADAEILEDPNTRRVWVEFSFAPKIKKKLLDPVQYARLSLQFQSQLRSSAGLALYEICVRYLTNPSHLTMRESWEWWRPILSGTPDTEAGDEAKREYKYFKRDYLRPAIAEVNAVTNIFVELIEHREGRRVAEIQFRVTERKQPMLALDEHPNVFDSTLVDRMVKIGIPLKEAQTLYADSEENRIRAALQMTEQRMRSTSLPPVRSAPALFKDALKKGYAPPVETLPSSNGVGKGAAVAPADDLKARLLGEYSAYRRKEARELYDEQGESERDIARQSFEEDELPGLGSHLRDDWRRRGLDSKIVETAFFDWLARKTWGEPTDGDLLAFTLSQSRAA from the coding sequence ATGGCCACGAAGCGCGCCAAGAAGACCGATGTAGTGAGCCCGAGTTCGGCGGAGTTGCGCAAGGCCGTCGAGGCGATCGCGATCCAGCCGAAGAGCGGCAAAATCACGCTGCTGACTCGCAAGCTGTTCAACGTGCTGCTTGCTGTCGCGCAGCAGGCTGACGAGTCCGGTGACACCTACCGGGCGCTCTTGTCCGATATCGTTGCCAACTCTGCTTTCGATTCGAACGACACGGCGCTCGTTAAGGAGCACTTGCGGCGCATGGTGTCGGTGCAGGTGGAGTGGAGCACCGGCACGTCGAGCCAGAAGCCTGGCCGGAAATGGGGCATCTCGACGCTGATCGCAGACGCGGAAATTCTTGAAGATCCGAACACGCGTCGCGTGTGGGTGGAGTTTTCATTCGCACCGAAGATCAAAAAGAAACTGCTCGACCCCGTGCAGTACGCGCGGCTGAGCTTGCAATTCCAAAGCCAGTTGCGCAGCAGCGCTGGCCTCGCGCTCTACGAAATCTGCGTCCGCTATCTCACGAACCCAAGTCATCTCACGATGCGTGAGTCGTGGGAGTGGTGGCGCCCTATCCTTTCGGGTACGCCCGACACCGAGGCCGGCGACGAAGCGAAGCGTGAATACAAATACTTCAAGCGCGATTACCTGCGCCCGGCGATTGCTGAAGTCAACGCAGTGACGAACATTTTCGTGGAACTGATTGAGCACCGCGAAGGACGGCGTGTGGCGGAAATCCAGTTTCGCGTGACCGAGCGTAAGCAGCCGATGCTCGCGCTCGACGAGCATCCGAATGTGTTCGACAGCACGCTGGTTGACCGCATGGTCAAGATCGGCATTCCACTCAAGGAAGCGCAAACGCTGTACGCCGATAGCGAAGAAAACCGCATCCGCGCGGCTTTGCAGATGACCGAGCAACGCATGCGCAGCACGTCGCTGCCGCCTGTGCGAAGCGCGCCCGCACTCTTCAAGGATGCGTTGAAGAAGGGGTATGCGCCGCCGGTCGAAACGCTTCCGTCCAGCAATGGCGTCGGCAAGGGGGCGGCGGTCGCGCCGGCCGATGACCTCAAGGCGCGTCTGCTTGGCGAGTACTCGGCGTACCGTCGCAAGGAGGCGCGCGAGCTCTACGACGAGCAGGGCGAGTCCGAGCGGGACATCGCACGGCAGTCGTTCGAAGAAGACGAATTGCCGGGGCTCGGTTCCCACTTGCGCGACGACTGGCGCCGCCGGGGACTCGATTCGAAAATTGTCGAAACGGCGTTTTTCGACTGGCTTGCTCGCAAGACCTGGGGCGAGCCGACCGACGGCGATCTGCTCGCGTTCACGCTTAGCCAATCGCGCGCAGCCTGA